A single genomic interval of Barnesiella intestinihominis YIT 11860 harbors:
- a CDS encoding AraC family transcriptional regulator has product MESKYYHLTGGTHSFLVLHDLLNPSEEFPIHTQSDWELIYIIRGCGTFVIGDQSQPFTKDEIFLIPPDMLHGWIFDNNPGNVVEDICLLFRKNLFKELSVTLPEIGPLGHLDSRQHTAFQLRGDLLKNVRHEMQEIIKTDSLGQLSGVIRILGHLALSDEMNPTGINRPLKKRDKKIQQIEIYVSLHYNHDIPIDEIATLVHMNRSSFCVFFKRMKGVSFTSYLNTYRMDIACRLLSTTDKSVSEIAYGVGFNNLSHFCRTFLKYKEVSPTKYRNRMGHGHTDITTTPA; this is encoded by the coding sequence ATGGAATCCAAATATTATCACTTGACAGGAGGTACGCATTCTTTTCTCGTATTACACGATTTGCTAAACCCGTCCGAGGAGTTTCCCATTCATACACAATCGGACTGGGAACTTATCTACATTATCAGAGGTTGCGGCACATTCGTTATCGGCGACCAATCGCAACCTTTCACGAAAGATGAAATCTTTTTAATACCGCCCGACATGTTGCACGGTTGGATATTCGACAACAATCCCGGCAATGTGGTAGAGGATATTTGTCTGCTTTTCAGGAAAAATCTGTTTAAAGAACTCTCGGTTACGTTACCCGAAATAGGGCCGCTCGGACATCTCGACAGCCGGCAACACACGGCCTTTCAGTTACGAGGCGATTTATTGAAAAATGTGAGGCATGAAATGCAGGAAATAATAAAAACCGACTCGCTCGGACAATTATCGGGAGTGATACGGATACTCGGACATCTGGCTCTTTCCGACGAGATGAATCCGACAGGAATCAATCGCCCGTTAAAGAAACGAGACAAGAAGATACAACAGATAGAGATTTATGTTTCCTTGCATTATAATCACGATATTCCTATCGACGAAATCGCCACCCTCGTACATATGAACCGTTCTTCGTTCTGCGTCTTTTTCAAACGAATGAAAGGGGTATCGTTTACGAGTTATCTCAATACCTACCGTATGGATATAGCCTGCCGCCTGTTGTCGACGACGGACAAATCGGTCTCCGAGATAGCGTACGGCGTAGGATTTAATAATCTATCTCATTTTTGCCGGACATTTCTGAAATACAAAGAAGTCTCGCCTACGAAATACAGGAACCGCATGGGGCATGGCCACACGGACATAACCACGACTCCGGCATAA
- a CDS encoding acyltransferase family protein: MEKITDAVMSEKPRYAILDGLRGVAAVIVVAFHLFETYSKGPAYQILNHGYLAVDFFFVLSGFVIGYAYDNRWGKMSTLAFFKRRLIRLHPMVIMGSAIGALLFYFGNCERFPLIDQTAWWQVLLMFLLACTMIPALTSWDIRGWQETNPLNGPTWSLLWEYLANILYALVVRRFSKIALVCFVSFAAFLTLDLTLNLDVFGLLAHRDITAYTVIGGWSITPEQVYIGIVRVLYPFFGGLLLFRIGKLIRVKAGFWWCSLLVVAALVMPRIGGETDAWQNGIYDAACILLLFPVIVAMGAGSEVKGKHSVAVCNYLGEISYPLYITHYPFAYMQMAWVTHNPDASMGAHVFVSVSTFILSVGVAHACLKLYDLPVRNWLKNRFLVNK, translated from the coding sequence ATGGAGAAAATCACCGATGCGGTTATGTCCGAAAAACCACGTTATGCTATTCTCGACGGATTGCGAGGAGTGGCTGCCGTGATTGTCGTCGCCTTTCATTTGTTTGAAACTTATTCCAAAGGTCCCGCTTATCAAATATTGAACCACGGCTATCTTGCCGTCGATTTCTTCTTTGTACTTTCTGGTTTCGTGATCGGATATGCTTATGACAATCGATGGGGAAAGATGTCCACTCTGGCTTTTTTCAAACGCCGTTTAATCCGGTTGCACCCTATGGTAATCATGGGGTCGGCAATAGGCGCATTGTTGTTCTATTTCGGTAATTGCGAACGTTTCCCTCTTATAGACCAAACTGCATGGTGGCAGGTACTGCTCATGTTTCTGCTTGCCTGTACGATGATACCGGCGCTTACCAGTTGGGATATACGAGGCTGGCAAGAGACCAATCCGCTCAATGGGCCTACTTGGTCGCTCCTGTGGGAATATCTGGCGAATATTCTTTATGCTTTGGTCGTCCGTAGGTTCTCCAAAATCGCATTGGTTTGTTTTGTTTCCTTTGCGGCGTTTTTGACACTCGATTTGACACTTAATCTCGATGTGTTCGGGTTACTTGCCCATCGAGACATTACGGCTTATACCGTTATCGGAGGTTGGAGCATTACCCCCGAACAGGTCTATATCGGTATCGTTCGGGTGCTTTATCCGTTCTTCGGAGGATTATTACTGTTTCGTATAGGAAAACTTATTCGGGTAAAGGCCGGCTTCTGGTGGTGTTCGTTACTCGTCGTTGCAGCTTTGGTAATGCCTCGTATCGGAGGCGAAACCGATGCTTGGCAAAACGGTATCTATGATGCGGCATGTATACTCCTTTTGTTCCCCGTTATCGTGGCGATGGGAGCCGGCAGCGAGGTAAAGGGGAAACACAGTGTGGCCGTATGCAATTATCTGGGCGAAATCTCCTATCCGCTCTATATTACCCATTATCCCTTTGCCTATATGCAGATGGCGTGGGTGACACACAATCCTGATGCATCTATGGGAGCGCACGTATTTGTCTCCGTATCGACGTTTATCTTGTCTGTCGGTGTGGCACACGCTTGTTTGAAACTCTATGATTTGCCTGTTCGCAATTGGCTGAAAAACAGGTTTCTTGTAAATAAGTAA